Sequence from the Candidatus Epulonipiscium sp. genome:
AGACTTTCGCATGGGTCCTCTTGCGTCGCCTTCTTTTCCTGAAGGGATTGCAATATTTTCTGGTAGTGCTTTGCTTCGTGGGTATCATGCTTTAACATTTCGAGATATAAAGGAATGAATATTTTACATTCAGAAACTAAGGTAATTAATTTCTCCTGAAATATGATTACCTTTTTAAGCTGGTTTAATGTTCTGGCATTAATATCGAACACTACACCTTCTAACCATTTCATATATCCGCGGTTTTGATTGCCAATCAATCTAACTTCCGATTTGGTAATCTCTGTATTAAGGCTTGCTCCTGTCAATTTCTTGTTGATTTCCTCTGCCTTTAGGGTGTAAGGTGTTACAAATTCACCGGATTTAATAGCACTTTCTGATACATTCCCGTTAGCATGGGTTACCGTTTCAGCTAGAAGATCTTCAAATACTTGCTTTAACCCATTGGCTTCTCTTATATACTCAGGATTTGTAGGTTGTAAATTAACCTGAATAAAAAACAGATGTTCCTTCATAATTCTTTGAAAGAAAAGATTTGTTTCTATAGAAATCCTTATAAACTCCTCAATTGGCAACAAAAAGACCCCTCCATTCTTATATTATATAATTATATTATTAATGGAAAAGGCGGAATATGCCTTTTGACAAAATTGGATATCTATGCTATCATTGAAGTTCTTGTGGGGTGCCACCGGGTAACCTGCATGAA
This genomic interval carries:
- a CDS encoding DUF2935 domain-containing protein is translated as MLPIEEFIRISIETNLFFQRIMKEHLFFIQVNLQPTNPEYIREANGLKQVFEDLLAETVTHANGNVSESAIKSGEFVTPYTLKAEEINKKLTGASLNTEITKSEVRLIGNQNRGYMKWLEGVVFDINARTLNQLKKVIIFQEKLITLVSECKIFIPLYLEMLKHDTHEAKHYQKILQSLQEKKATQEDPCESL